One window of the Zea mays cultivar B73 chromosome 3, Zm-B73-REFERENCE-NAM-5.0, whole genome shotgun sequence genome contains the following:
- the LOC111043195 gene encoding Protein DOG1-like 3, with amino-acid sequence MDMARYESCYRHWIAGQEAGLAELEAASANAAAGRATDAELRTVVERCMLGYQDYATRRRALSREDGVAFFAPPWCTAFENSVLWLGGCRPSLTVRLLYNLSGEGLEAQVEELLGGLSNGVIPTGALGITSAQLVLINDLHSRTVHQENALSDRLATLQEDIADRPLLPIVRQRELAAAARLGAAAAASGSCDGAARRRLRAARLGAADAEVDAALDSYKAALSRLLVEADELRMATARALATEILTPRQAVEMLAAGKHLHLSVRDWSRRREAAAGAQQQLGGQSAGTDNTVRPST; translated from the coding sequence ATGGACATGGCGCGGTACGAGTCATGCTACCGGCACTGGATCGCCGGGCAGGAGGCAGGCCTCGCCGAGCTCGAGGCGGCGTCGGCCaatgccgccgcgggccgggcaaCGGACGCCGAGCTGCGGACCGTGGTGGAGCGGTGCATGCTCGGGTACCAGGACTACGCCACCCGCAGGCGCGCGCTGTCGCGGGAGGACGGCGTCGCCTTCTTCGCCCCGCCCTGGTGCACCGCCTTCGAGAACTCCGTGCTCTGGCTCGGGGGCTGCCGCCCTTCGCTCACCGTCCGCCTGCTCTACAACCTCTCCGGGGAGGGCCTGGAGGCGCAGGTGGAGGAGCTGCTCGGCGGCCTCAGCAACGGCGTCATCCCGACCGGGGCCCTGGGGATCACGTCCGCTCAGCTGGTGCTCATCAACGACCTCCACAGCCGGACGGTGCACCAGGAGAACGCCCTGTCGGACCGGCTCGCCACCCTGCAGGAGGACATCGCCGACCGCCCGCTCCTGCCCATCGTGCGGCAGCGCGAGCTCGCTGCCGCGGCACGGTTGGGAGCTGCAGCTGCTGCCAGCGGAAGCTGCGAcggcgcggcgcggcggcggctcaGGGCGGCCCGGCTAGGAGCCGCGGACGCCGAGGTGGACGCGGCGCTGGACAGCTACAAGGCCGCGCTGTCGCGGCTGCTGGTGGAGGCCGACGAGCTGAGGATGGCGACGGCGCGGGCGCTGGCGACGGAGATCCTGACGCCTCGGCAAGCGGTGGAGATGCTGGCGGCAGGCAAGCACCTGCACCTCTCCGTCCGCGACTGGAGCCGCCGTAGGGAAGCAGCAGCTGGCGCACAGCAACAGCTTGGCGGGCAGAGCGCCGGAACGGACAACACCGTCCGCCCGAGCACATGA